A portion of the Paenibacillus sp. PvR098 genome contains these proteins:
- a CDS encoding S-layer homology domain-containing protein, whose product MLSKIKEWIGNKDHRETRGIRKYVLPQIDKHVQWIQHTSDLNKVSSELQMRVQQGQDDTMMIAVLQMELVADGEVYSDNSDISEWAKAVVSTATSAGLMNGYEDGTLKPKGNTTRAETVTVMLRALKFKI is encoded by the coding sequence ATGCTGTCAAAGATTAAGGAGTGGATAGGTAATAAGGATCATCGAGAGACAAGGGGAATCCGGAAATATGTCCTGCCGCAAATCGACAAGCATGTTCAATGGATTCAACATACAAGCGATTTGAATAAAGTAAGCAGCGAACTGCAGATGAGGGTTCAGCAAGGCCAGGATGATACGATGATGATTGCCGTACTTCAAATGGAATTGGTTGCAGATGGCGAGGTCTATAGTGATAACTCGGACATTTCTGAATGGGCAAAGGCTGTAGTTTCTACCGCTACTTCAGCAGGACTAATGAATGGTTATGAGGACGGTACACTAAAGCCAAAAGGGAATACAACCCGTGCCGAAACCGTAACCGTAATGCTTAGAGCATTGAAGTTTAAAATATAG
- a CDS encoding S-layer homology domain-containing protein has protein sequence MRKLRYVMQVFMISLLVLSLAGQSFAAEPETTDSSANRSALNLGFNDSAEAAWAAESIGKMKSKNVLSGYEDGTFRPNQPVSRIEAVVTAVRLMGLEEQAKAKPGDSKLHFKDASIIDSNYSWAKGYVIIALEQGLFDTSEERLQPNTPASRVWVAGLLVKALGLQKEALSQMTAVPDFKDAGDIPAGAVGYVNIAVQQGIVSGYPDETFKPNNNVTRAEMAALLVRTNDNLLEQSGAVTIKGTITALNFDRNVTDSVYSSTYGSIAVQSFNQDSFTYKISPDLAVPYNQRFIPASQLLVGDVVSLTVENDVVLEASFINKETVDEKTAGINEFKTDIELTSGSEIELKYKNNDGKIRAEVEKKTKGEKGKEKLKGDEAVQAVEDFLKQAAFTPQMTKQEIVNQILTALEAEISEVKELEIEIKFSNGSKVEIEWENEDEKSEEKSRKDNRDNRDNRDNRDNRDNRDKEQRPEKEANAHGIEKFELEIELSDKQKLKLEYKDDDGKVEAKVEKDKEKVSGDKAIQAVNELFEQMKLSETMDRSEIQKSIFTYLQTEESDVEKFELEIEFSSGKKVKVEFENDNDDDDNDED, from the coding sequence ATGAGAAAGCTTCGTTATGTAATGCAGGTATTCATGATTTCATTATTGGTGTTGAGTTTGGCAGGACAAAGCTTTGCGGCTGAACCGGAAACAACGGATTCAAGTGCAAATCGTAGTGCATTAAACCTTGGTTTTAATGACTCGGCAGAAGCAGCCTGGGCAGCGGAATCTATTGGGAAGATGAAATCCAAGAATGTATTGTCCGGTTATGAAGACGGCACTTTTCGTCCTAATCAGCCTGTTAGTCGTATTGAAGCCGTAGTTACGGCTGTTCGGCTCATGGGACTGGAAGAGCAGGCCAAAGCAAAGCCGGGTGATAGCAAGCTCCACTTCAAAGATGCTTCGATCATCGATAGCAATTACAGCTGGGCCAAAGGATACGTTATCATCGCTTTGGAGCAAGGCCTTTTCGATACTTCAGAAGAAAGGCTTCAACCGAATACACCAGCAAGCCGGGTTTGGGTAGCGGGCCTACTAGTAAAAGCTCTGGGGCTACAAAAAGAGGCGCTTAGTCAAATGACGGCCGTTCCGGATTTTAAAGATGCTGGAGATATTCCGGCCGGAGCGGTTGGATATGTAAACATAGCTGTTCAACAAGGCATTGTTAGCGGTTATCCTGATGAGACGTTCAAGCCCAATAATAACGTTACACGCGCTGAGATGGCTGCACTGCTCGTAAGAACCAATGACAACTTACTTGAGCAATCCGGAGCGGTCACCATCAAAGGAACAATAACTGCGTTGAATTTTGACCGTAATGTGACGGACAGTGTCTATTCCAGTACGTATGGTTCCATCGCAGTTCAAAGCTTTAATCAAGATTCATTTACCTATAAAATTTCGCCGGACCTTGCAGTTCCGTACAATCAGCGGTTTATTCCGGCATCCCAGCTCCTTGTAGGCGATGTGGTGTCACTGACCGTTGAGAATGATGTCGTGCTGGAAGCAAGCTTCATCAATAAAGAGACGGTTGATGAGAAGACAGCCGGAATCAACGAATTTAAAACGGATATCGAATTAACGTCAGGCAGTGAGATTGAATTAAAGTATAAGAATAACGATGGAAAGATACGTGCCGAGGTTGAAAAGAAAACCAAAGGTGAAAAAGGCAAGGAAAAACTGAAGGGAGACGAAGCGGTTCAAGCCGTAGAAGATTTCCTTAAACAGGCTGCGTTTACACCTCAAATGACGAAGCAAGAGATCGTCAATCAAATCTTAACAGCGCTGGAAGCGGAGATTAGCGAGGTTAAAGAGCTGGAAATCGAAATCAAGTTCTCGAACGGCAGTAAAGTTGAAATTGAATGGGAAAATGAAGACGAGAAGTCTGAAGAAAAGTCTCGCAAAGACAACAGAGATAACAGAGATAACAGAGATAATAGAGACAATAGAGACAATAGAGACAAGGAGCAACGGCCAGAAAAAGAAGCCAATGCTCACGGGATCGAAAAGTTTGAGTTAGAGATCGAGCTGTCCGATAAGCAGAAATTAAAACTCGAATATAAAGATGATGATGGAAAAGTCGAAGCTAAAGTGGAAAAAGATAAAGAGAAAGTATCCGGAGATAAAGCAATCCAAGCAGTAAATGAGCTTTTCGAACAAATGAAACTGTCTGAAACTATGGACAGAAGCGAAATTCAAAAAAGCATATTCACTTACCTTCAAACAGAGGAAAGTGATGTGGAAAAATTCGAATTGGAAATCGAGTTTTCAAGCGGTAAAAAAGTTAAAGTAGAATTTGAAAACGACAATGACGATGACGACAACGACGAAGATTAA
- a CDS encoding inorganic phosphate transporter, which translates to MNIGASGAAATMGVAYGSGAIKRKYLALSLVAVGVFLGAYLGGGEVVKTLGSGIIPSDLLNVHLVIIILLAATVTLFSANLMGIPLSTSEVTVGSVVGVGVAYEVLYVKNILVIVSFWIIIPIVAFLLAWGLGYVIRGLERRDARWKGEGDGWWRKGLIVLVLAAGFIEAFSAGMNNVANAVGPLVGAGLMSVGNGVFWGGLFVAAGALLLGGKVLETNGKKITKMSLLQGTVISGTGGTLVIIASLFGLPVPLTQITTTAILGIGTADHGFSLWQKGIVVKILKVWLVSPLLSLVVSFTLVKLFMEPEPFLLVVMVAVFISMLGIKSLYDTMQAERRAMNDEGGGI; encoded by the coding sequence ATGAACATTGGGGCAAGTGGTGCGGCGGCTACGATGGGAGTAGCTTACGGCAGTGGCGCGATCAAGCGGAAATACCTCGCGCTTAGTTTGGTTGCCGTCGGCGTATTCCTCGGTGCGTATCTCGGCGGTGGAGAAGTCGTGAAGACGTTGGGCTCGGGAATTATTCCATCGGATTTACTGAATGTACATTTGGTCATTATCATTTTACTGGCAGCTACCGTTACTTTATTTAGCGCAAACCTGATGGGGATTCCGTTATCTACAAGCGAGGTAACCGTGGGTTCGGTCGTAGGAGTGGGTGTTGCCTACGAGGTCTTGTATGTTAAGAACATTTTAGTCATTGTTTCGTTCTGGATCATTATTCCGATTGTAGCCTTTCTCTTGGCCTGGGGCCTGGGGTATGTCATTCGGGGACTGGAGCGCCGCGATGCCAGGTGGAAAGGCGAAGGGGATGGCTGGTGGAGGAAGGGCCTGATAGTGCTTGTTCTAGCCGCCGGATTCATTGAGGCTTTTTCTGCCGGTATGAACAATGTCGCGAATGCGGTAGGTCCTCTTGTAGGCGCAGGCTTGATGAGCGTAGGTAATGGGGTATTCTGGGGAGGCCTATTCGTTGCGGCAGGAGCGCTTCTTCTCGGAGGAAAAGTGCTGGAAACCAACGGGAAAAAGATCACGAAGATGTCCTTGCTTCAAGGAACGGTCATTTCTGGAACGGGTGGCACGCTGGTTATTATCGCATCTCTTTTTGGCCTTCCCGTACCGCTCACACAAATTACAACAACGGCCATTCTGGGCATTGGTACGGCTGATCATGGCTTTAGTTTGTGGCAGAAGGGCATTGTCGTAAAAATATTAAAGGTATGGCTGGTCTCTCCGCTCCTTTCCCTAGTGGTCTCCTTTACTTTGGTAAAGTTGTTTATGGAGCCGGAACCGTTTTTGTTAGTGGTCATGGTTGCCGTATTTATTTCCATGCTGGGAATCAAAAGCCTTTACGATACCATGCAGGCCGAAAGACGTGCGATGAATGATGAAGGCGGAGGCATTTAA
- a CDS encoding oxidoreductase has product MKAFKALVVDQSGNDVISGIRELTFEDLPSGELLIQVVYSSVNYKDALACIPNGNVIKSYPFIPGIDLAGIVKASTDDQFQEGDEVLITGYELGVSHFGGFSEYARVSSKWAVKLPQGLSAKEAMIFGTAGFTAALSVQELQDGNVSADQGPILVTGATGGVGSMAVAMLAKLGYEVVASTGKADQKEHLMKLGAARVISREELVPEKIRSLDKQLWAGAIDCVGGKSLSYILSSTRYGGAVAVSGLTGGTELATTVFPFILRGIRLVGIDSVMASMEKRVRIWGRLASELKPVMLDSMYTEIALEQIPDVVQSILKGQSQGRTLVKI; this is encoded by the coding sequence ATTAAAGCGTTCAAGGCATTGGTTGTGGATCAATCGGGCAACGATGTAATAAGCGGCATACGTGAACTGACTTTTGAGGATTTGCCGTCAGGCGAACTATTGATTCAAGTCGTCTACTCCAGTGTAAACTATAAGGATGCATTGGCCTGCATTCCGAATGGAAACGTTATTAAAAGCTACCCCTTTATTCCCGGTATCGACCTTGCCGGGATTGTTAAGGCCAGCACAGATGATCAGTTTCAAGAGGGAGACGAGGTATTGATCACGGGATATGAGCTTGGCGTGAGCCATTTTGGCGGTTTTAGCGAATATGCCAGAGTCTCCTCCAAGTGGGCGGTCAAATTACCGCAGGGTCTTTCTGCAAAAGAAGCGATGATATTCGGGACCGCAGGATTTACGGCGGCTTTATCGGTGCAGGAATTACAAGACGGTAATGTGTCCGCTGATCAAGGGCCGATTCTGGTGACAGGAGCTACAGGAGGAGTGGGAAGTATGGCTGTGGCTATGCTTGCCAAATTGGGTTACGAAGTCGTGGCCAGTACAGGGAAAGCCGATCAGAAGGAACATTTGATGAAATTGGGAGCCGCGCGGGTTATTTCCCGGGAAGAGCTTGTCCCTGAGAAGATCAGGTCTTTGGACAAACAACTATGGGCTGGCGCCATCGATTGTGTTGGCGGGAAATCGCTATCGTATATTCTAAGCAGCACACGTTATGGCGGGGCGGTAGCCGTCAGCGGCTTAACGGGAGGCACAGAACTGGCTACGACCGTGTTTCCCTTTATTCTCCGCGGAATACGACTGGTAGGAATCGATTCTGTCATGGCTTCTATGGAAAAGCGGGTCCGGATATGGGGCCGGTTGGCCTCGGAATTAAAGCCTGTTATGTTAGACAGCATGTACACGGAAATCGCTTTGGAGCAAATTCCTGACGTCGTTCAGAGCATCCTCAAAGGCCAGTCTCAAGGCAGAACACTAGTTAAGATATAG
- a CDS encoding AAA family ATPase: MTNMQLRHYLTLNEIDTRFFLKAAIRLTTLIGELHQQGINQLNVSPDNISYDPESGQLDFIDLSSTSSDAYMSPEQTGRIGRNVDHRSGLYRLGITFYEMLAGHLPFEAENNNEWVYFHLAVRPKPLWELRPEIPRAVCELVMKLLSKNAEERYQSAYSLQFDLERCSKEWEESEAIGLFTLGEWDKKSRFQLPPALYEREKELRVLLAMFERTSNGSKELFYISGRSGSGKTALIKEFQSRIVHHKGYFISGKFDQMKKEIPYTPIIQVLRELVRHVLSEDPRRISIWRMKLIETLGRSGRVITEVIPEAAFLLGEQKPLEALPSADAINRFKFLFMRFIKVFVDKERPLVLFFDDVQWADQASLDFIKLLAADPTNHYMAIIGAGRLNAWEEGPPIEEAISKFQKEIHSDIQTLHLEPLHLSSIAQILADSLQESRERVKALAEIIFQKTGGNPFYIKQYLHSIHSEKLLRFHMETGEWEWDLDQIKGREVRNDVIGLILERLNKLPEDTLYVLNVAGTIGNTFDLKTLSIVTAQKTAQIAGNVLPALREGLLLACKDPGPSGQETDNQAWEEPVETYTFLHDKVHEAVYNLMPEEQQKQLHLHIGRTLLENWSTEQKAERIFELVYHLNKGSGLIRDPAEQVDLAKLNLQAGIKAKASIAFASALGYFNMGIELIQRESVLSDDALFFRLLIERPECEYFCGYLEQADATIAELFERADDPLDRARIALIQVEMYAYLKNKKALSVGLKAMRELGLHIPTRVTKPTMLWKVVQSNFILNKTLDQLPHLHESRDPYEQVLADITMAVAASAVIEDPELSVMLFATYVMHGLKYGKTQAFPFILGSYATVLCLGFGRYRTGFRLAQIALQLAENYDNPKMKGRIHFIFGLILQYQHPNDSVAHFQKSSQFGLQSGDMNYVGFSMALLANNSTGDLNQLDVLCNEYFEAASRFLDSMIMRHLQIVAQYIAALRGLTLHRASFSNENFDETSLFKETESVTQKKQYFYYYACKIEVCYLFGYYEEALAWAKETETKSERTYSPVMVHKHRLYHYLSIVAKYPSASLKDKRIYLKLLTKQLREMKRWARSCPQSALHKYYLMDAEMQRLKGNEPKALNQYNLAIASAKEESLIQYEALGNELTAAYYLAAGNPTLAKAYMMDAAQKYRLWGATEKVKALCEAYPDLVPGAYLEDEPAEQVIPAGSAAAPSLKELIETNELSDTSIMNRNFDLNTILQARNIAPNAKISILEQFLNLAIVHAGAERGYIVQEINGEMIVEAELDKKLDREGRAHVVTDFDKGRHYSKAVVQYVIRTQESVVLGESSYGLFTADPYVERKQPKSILCMPIHYPGNFRGALYLENNLISDVFTADQTEILDIVLTRMLYLNTVRIEAEHQAPKAGRRER; encoded by the coding sequence ATGACTAATATGCAACTGAGACACTACCTAACATTAAACGAAATCGATACTCGGTTTTTTTTAAAAGCAGCCATAAGGTTGACTACGCTGATAGGTGAACTCCATCAACAAGGGATCAATCAACTCAACGTAAGTCCTGACAATATATCTTATGATCCTGAAAGCGGCCAGCTGGATTTCATCGATTTGAGTTCAACAAGCTCAGATGCTTATATGTCGCCAGAGCAGACGGGAAGGATCGGTCGTAACGTCGATCACCGGAGCGGGTTGTATAGATTAGGTATCACTTTCTATGAGATGCTCGCAGGACATCTCCCTTTTGAAGCTGAGAACAATAATGAATGGGTATATTTTCATTTAGCCGTTCGCCCTAAGCCGCTGTGGGAACTGCGTCCTGAAATTCCGCGGGCAGTGTGTGAATTGGTGATGAAATTACTTTCCAAGAATGCGGAGGAGCGTTATCAGAGCGCATATAGTCTCCAATTTGATCTAGAACGATGCAGTAAGGAATGGGAAGAGTCTGAAGCCATTGGTCTTTTCACGCTAGGAGAATGGGACAAGAAAAGTCGGTTTCAACTGCCGCCGGCTTTGTACGAAAGGGAGAAGGAGCTGAGGGTGCTTCTTGCCATGTTTGAGAGGACCTCCAACGGTTCTAAGGAATTGTTTTATATCAGCGGTCGATCCGGCAGCGGAAAAACGGCACTTATCAAGGAATTTCAATCTAGAATTGTCCATCATAAGGGCTATTTCATATCGGGCAAATTCGATCAGATGAAAAAAGAGATTCCATATACTCCAATTATTCAAGTGTTACGTGAATTGGTGCGGCACGTGTTAAGTGAAGATCCGAGACGGATCTCCATATGGAGAATGAAGCTGATAGAGACGCTGGGTCGAAGTGGAAGGGTCATTACAGAGGTTATTCCTGAAGCAGCTTTCCTGCTAGGCGAACAAAAACCGTTAGAGGCCTTGCCGTCCGCGGATGCGATTAACCGGTTTAAATTTCTCTTTATGAGGTTTATCAAAGTATTCGTGGATAAGGAACGTCCGTTGGTGCTTTTCTTTGACGACGTTCAGTGGGCGGATCAAGCGTCGCTCGATTTCATTAAACTGCTGGCGGCAGACCCGACTAACCATTATATGGCCATTATTGGAGCTGGTCGGCTCAACGCTTGGGAAGAAGGTCCTCCAATAGAGGAAGCGATATCCAAGTTTCAAAAGGAAATTCATTCCGATATTCAAACGCTGCATCTTGAACCGCTGCACTTATCCAGTATTGCCCAAATTTTGGCCGATAGCTTGCAGGAAAGCCGGGAAAGGGTAAAAGCTCTGGCGGAAATTATTTTTCAAAAAACGGGTGGAAACCCATTTTATATAAAGCAATATCTCCATTCGATTCATAGCGAAAAGCTTCTTCGTTTCCATATGGAAACAGGGGAATGGGAATGGGATCTCGATCAGATTAAGGGACGGGAAGTGAGGAATGATGTCATTGGGCTGATCTTGGAGAGGCTCAATAAACTGCCGGAAGACACGCTCTATGTGTTGAATGTGGCGGGAACGATAGGGAATACATTTGATTTGAAAACGCTATCTATCGTGACTGCTCAAAAAACTGCACAGATAGCAGGTAATGTATTGCCGGCATTAAGGGAAGGATTGCTCTTGGCGTGCAAGGATCCCGGTCCATCCGGGCAAGAAACGGATAATCAAGCATGGGAAGAACCTGTCGAAACGTATACATTTCTGCACGATAAGGTACATGAGGCTGTGTATAACCTGATGCCTGAGGAGCAGCAAAAACAACTCCATTTGCATATCGGCCGCACGTTGTTGGAAAACTGGAGCACAGAGCAGAAAGCGGAGCGAATTTTCGAACTCGTGTATCATCTAAATAAGGGGAGCGGACTCATCCGCGATCCGGCGGAACAAGTTGATCTTGCGAAGCTCAACCTTCAGGCCGGCATCAAGGCCAAAGCCTCCATCGCCTTTGCTTCAGCGCTAGGTTATTTCAATATGGGCATTGAACTTATTCAAAGAGAATCTGTTTTATCCGACGATGCCTTATTTTTCCGGCTGTTGATTGAAAGACCGGAATGCGAATACTTTTGCGGGTATTTGGAACAGGCGGATGCGACGATTGCCGAGCTTTTTGAACGGGCAGACGATCCTTTGGATCGGGCTAGAATAGCTCTGATTCAAGTCGAAATGTATGCGTACCTGAAGAATAAAAAAGCCTTATCGGTGGGCTTGAAAGCGATGAGGGAGCTTGGACTGCATATTCCAACCCGAGTGACCAAGCCCACTATGCTTTGGAAGGTCGTGCAATCGAATTTTATATTGAACAAGACATTGGACCAACTGCCTCACTTACATGAAAGCAGGGACCCCTATGAGCAAGTATTAGCTGACATCACCATGGCTGTAGCAGCGTCAGCAGTGATTGAAGATCCAGAGTTGTCCGTCATGTTGTTTGCAACTTATGTCATGCATGGATTAAAATACGGCAAAACACAAGCGTTCCCTTTTATCCTCGGCTCTTATGCTACCGTGCTCTGTCTTGGATTCGGGAGATATCGAACGGGCTTCCGGTTGGCGCAGATTGCGCTTCAGCTTGCCGAAAACTATGATAACCCTAAGATGAAAGGCAGAATTCATTTTATTTTCGGTCTGATTTTACAATATCAACACCCGAATGATTCTGTCGCCCATTTTCAGAAGTCCAGCCAATTCGGCTTACAGTCCGGTGATATGAATTATGTCGGGTTCTCCATGGCACTTCTAGCTAATAACTCTACTGGAGATTTGAATCAATTAGATGTATTATGTAACGAATATTTTGAGGCGGCATCTCGGTTTCTGGATTCCATGATCATGAGGCATCTTCAAATCGTAGCCCAGTATATCGCGGCGCTGCGGGGGTTAACCCTGCATCGAGCGAGCTTTAGCAACGAAAACTTCGATGAAACGTCGTTATTTAAGGAAACGGAAAGCGTAACCCAAAAAAAGCAGTATTTTTATTACTATGCTTGCAAGATTGAGGTTTGCTATTTATTTGGCTATTACGAGGAAGCGCTGGCATGGGCCAAGGAAACGGAGACCAAGAGTGAACGAACGTATTCTCCCGTCATGGTTCATAAACACAGGCTCTATCATTACCTGAGTATCGTAGCTAAGTATCCTTCTGCTTCATTAAAAGATAAACGTATTTATTTAAAGCTGCTTACAAAGCAGCTTCGTGAGATGAAACGATGGGCCCGCAGCTGCCCCCAAAGCGCATTGCACAAATATTATTTGATGGATGCGGAAATGCAGCGCTTAAAAGGAAATGAGCCTAAGGCGCTTAATCAGTACAACCTTGCGATAGCCTCTGCCAAGGAGGAAAGCCTGATTCAATATGAAGCGCTGGGCAATGAGCTCACGGCTGCGTATTATTTGGCGGCGGGCAATCCTACGCTTGCTAAAGCCTACATGATGGATGCTGCCCAGAAATACCGTCTATGGGGTGCCACAGAGAAGGTTAAGGCTTTATGTGAAGCGTATCCTGATTTAGTGCCGGGAGCATACCTGGAGGATGAACCCGCTGAGCAAGTCATCCCCGCGGGAAGTGCCGCAGCTCCTTCTTTGAAGGAGCTCATCGAAACCAATGAATTAAGCGATACCTCCATCATGAATCGAAATTTCGATTTAAACACGATTCTTCAAGCAAGAAATATTGCTCCGAATGCAAAGATCAGCATTCTGGAACAATTTTTGAATTTAGCTATCGTTCATGCGGGTGCTGAAAGAGGATATATTGTTCAGGAAATCAACGGGGAAATGATCGTGGAGGCGGAGCTGGATAAGAAATTGGACAGGGAGGGACGAGCCCATGTTGTTACGGACTTTGACAAGGGGCGTCATTATTCCAAAGCCGTTGTTCAATATGTGATCCGAACACAAGAATCCGTGGTTCTCGGCGAATCGTCGTATGGTTTGTTTACGGCTGACCCATATGTGGAAAGAAAACAACCGAAGTCCATACTGTGCATGCCTATCCATTATCCTGGAAATTTTAGGGGGGCGCTCTATTTGGAGAATAATTTGATTTCGGATGTTTTCACTGCCGACCAAACCGAAATATTAGATATTGTGCTAACCAGGATGCTCTATTTGAACACCGTCCGCATAGAAGCGGAGCATCAAGCACCGAAAGCAGGCAGAAGAGAGCGCTGA